A section of the Streptomyces sp. NBC_00178 genome encodes:
- a CDS encoding MCE family protein, protein MRTSTAQTVRRRLAGVAFVLVPAVLVWVSVSVYEKDFTDDATVTVRTGSVGNEMHDNADVKLRGVVIGEVRHIAADGDGARLTLAIEPGRLGRIPADVTAQMLPTTLFGERFVALVPPAVPSAQPLKAGAVIPQDRSSNAIELEEVLDNVLPMLTAVKPEKLAATLNAVSQALEGRGEKLGDTLVTLDAHLKEFNPQLPTLNADIKELVKVSTLYADAAPDVLDALTDFTTTSGTIAEQQAELADLYGSTTASAQDVTTFLRRNKDNLIRLSASGRPTLELLGEYSDAFPCTLRTMAGFVPAMDKALGKGTDEPGLHVTLRPVESKGRYVAGRDTPVYGATGGPHCYSVPYTGRAVPTADARTASAPDSTATAAGDTGTDTTALGMPNSPQESRLVNELVAPSLKVQPQDLPDWSGVLIGPAFRGAEVKLK, encoded by the coding sequence ATGCGTACCTCCACGGCGCAGACGGTGCGCCGCAGACTCGCGGGCGTGGCCTTCGTGCTCGTGCCCGCCGTACTCGTCTGGGTGTCGGTCTCGGTGTACGAGAAGGACTTCACGGACGACGCCACCGTGACCGTACGCACCGGCAGCGTCGGCAACGAGATGCACGACAACGCCGACGTGAAGCTGCGCGGTGTCGTGATCGGCGAGGTGCGCCACATCGCGGCCGACGGGGACGGCGCGCGCCTCACCCTCGCCATCGAGCCCGGCAGGCTCGGCCGGATACCCGCCGACGTCACCGCCCAGATGCTGCCCACCACCCTCTTCGGCGAGCGGTTCGTCGCGCTCGTCCCCCCGGCGGTCCCGTCGGCGCAGCCGCTGAAGGCCGGGGCGGTGATCCCGCAGGACCGTTCCAGCAACGCCATCGAGCTCGAAGAGGTACTCGACAACGTCCTGCCGATGCTGACCGCGGTCAAGCCCGAGAAGCTGGCCGCCACCCTCAACGCCGTGTCGCAGGCGCTCGAAGGGCGGGGCGAGAAGCTCGGCGACACGCTCGTCACCCTCGACGCGCACCTCAAGGAGTTCAACCCCCAGCTCCCCACGCTGAACGCGGACATCAAGGAGCTGGTGAAGGTGAGCACGCTGTACGCCGACGCCGCCCCGGACGTCCTGGACGCGCTCACCGACTTCACCACCACCAGCGGCACCATCGCCGAGCAGCAGGCGGAACTCGCGGACCTGTACGGCTCCACCACGGCGTCGGCGCAGGACGTGACCACCTTCCTCCGCAGGAACAAGGACAACCTGATCCGGCTCTCCGCCTCGGGCAGGCCGACCCTGGAACTCCTCGGGGAGTACTCCGACGCCTTCCCGTGCACCTTGCGGACCATGGCCGGGTTCGTCCCCGCCATGGACAAGGCGCTGGGCAAGGGCACCGACGAGCCGGGCCTGCACGTCACGCTCAGACCCGTCGAGTCCAAGGGCAGGTACGTGGCCGGCCGGGACACCCCCGTCTACGGCGCGACCGGCGGCCCGCACTGCTACTCCGTCCCCTACACCGGCAGGGCCGTGCCGACCGCCGACGCCCGGACCGCGTCCGCCCCGGACAGCACCGCCACCGCCGCCGGCGACACCGGGACGGACACCACCGCGCTCGGCATGCCCAACTCCCCGCAGGAGAGCCGGCTCGTCAACGAACTCGTCGCCCCCTCACTGAAAGTCCAGCCGCAGGACCTGCCCGACTGGAGCGGCGTGCTCATCGGTCCGGCCTTCCGCGGTGCGGAGGTGAAGCTCAAGTGA
- a CDS encoding nuclear transport factor 2 family protein encodes MARVRMRGNPLTAAAIALTIAAACVAGWGGWSRYEAAHDDSAAYAQARDDVLAAGEQAVQNMNTLDHAELEEGLDSWEDSTTGDLHSQLVDGRDAFVEQIEAAKTVSTAKILSGAVTELDDRAGKAAVMVALRVTVTASEGKPAVKESRMLGQLTRTSTGWKLSALGQAPVGSTAG; translated from the coding sequence ATGGCACGGGTACGGATGAGGGGGAATCCCCTGACGGCGGCCGCGATCGCGCTGACGATCGCCGCGGCCTGCGTCGCGGGCTGGGGCGGCTGGTCCCGCTACGAGGCGGCGCACGACGACTCGGCGGCCTACGCGCAGGCCCGCGACGACGTGCTCGCGGCGGGGGAGCAGGCCGTGCAGAACATGAACACGCTGGACCACGCCGAGCTGGAGGAGGGGCTCGACAGCTGGGAGGACTCGACCACCGGAGATCTGCACAGCCAACTCGTCGACGGACGGGACGCGTTCGTCGAGCAGATCGAGGCGGCGAAGACGGTCAGCACCGCGAAGATCCTGTCCGGGGCCGTGACCGAGCTCGACGACCGGGCCGGGAAAGCCGCGGTGATGGTGGCGCTCCGGGTCACGGTGACCGCGTCCGAGGGCAAGCCGGCGGTGAAGGAGAGCCGCATGCTCGGGCAGCTCACCCGCACCTCCACGGGCTGGAAGCTCAGCGCCCTCGGCCAGGCGCCCGTCGGCAGCACGGCCGGCTGA
- a CDS encoding MCE family protein — MRIKPVRERNPVAVGIAGLLVLALLGLAAYRADALPFLGGGTTYSADFTESAGLDEGDEVRIAGVKVGEVTGVSLDGAKVKVDFEVEDAWIGNSSTVGIAIKTLLGDKYLAVDPLGDAPQDPGSRITASRTTSPYDVTQAFNGLGETIDEIDTARLAESFETISDTFKDSPPDVRSAADGLSALSRTVSERDAQLATLLKGSKQLTKTLATRKSSFETLLEDGNLLLGEIQARRESIHLLLTGTKNLGTQLTGLVADNDKQLKPTLDSLGRVTAVLVKNRKSLDKVLSLAGSYNRLVGNTLGNGRWFDNYVCGVVPKKYLPAGTPPADGGCMPPKQGGS; from the coding sequence ATGAGGATCAAGCCCGTGCGGGAACGCAACCCCGTCGCCGTCGGCATCGCCGGACTCCTCGTCCTGGCACTGCTCGGCCTCGCCGCCTACCGTGCCGACGCACTGCCCTTCCTCGGCGGCGGCACCACCTACAGCGCCGACTTCACCGAGTCCGCCGGCCTCGACGAGGGCGACGAGGTGCGCATCGCCGGGGTGAAGGTCGGCGAGGTCACCGGAGTCTCGCTCGACGGCGCCAAGGTCAAGGTCGACTTCGAGGTCGAGGACGCCTGGATCGGCAACTCCTCCACCGTGGGGATCGCCATCAAGACGCTCCTCGGCGACAAGTACCTCGCGGTCGACCCGCTGGGCGACGCCCCGCAGGACCCCGGCTCCCGCATCACCGCGAGCCGCACGACCTCGCCGTACGACGTCACCCAGGCCTTCAACGGTCTCGGCGAGACGATCGACGAGATCGACACGGCCCGGCTCGCCGAGAGCTTCGAGACGATCTCCGACACCTTCAAGGACTCCCCGCCGGACGTGCGCAGCGCCGCCGACGGGCTGTCCGCACTGTCGAGGACCGTCTCCGAGCGGGACGCCCAGCTCGCCACCCTCCTCAAGGGCAGCAAGCAGCTCACGAAGACCCTCGCGACCAGGAAGAGCAGCTTCGAGACGCTCCTGGAGGACGGGAACCTGCTCCTCGGCGAGATCCAGGCCCGCCGGGAGTCCATCCACCTGCTCCTCACCGGCACGAAGAACCTCGGGACCCAGCTCACCGGACTCGTCGCGGACAACGACAAGCAGCTCAAGCCGACCCTGGACTCCCTCGGCCGGGTCACCGCCGTGCTGGTGAAGAACCGCAAGAGCCTCGACAAGGTGCTCTCGCTGGCCGGTTCCTACAACCGCCTCGTCGGCAACACCCTCGGCAACGGCCGCTGGTTCGACAACTACGTCTGCGGCGTCGTCCCGAAGAAGTACCTGCCGGCGGGCACACCCCCGGCCGACGGAGGGTGCATGCCACCGAAGCAGGGAGGGAGCTGA
- a CDS encoding MlaE family ABC transporter permease, which produces MSVLGWLDRSGDQLTFYVKALLWIPRTLRRYLKEVQRLLAEVAFGSGGLGVIGGTIGVMIAMTLATGSVVGLQGYAALDQIGTSAFTGFISAYFNTREIAPLVAGLALSATVGAGFTAQLGAMRINEEVDALEAMGVRSMPYLVTTRIIAGVVAIIPLYAIGLLSSYLASRSITVLFNGQSAGTYDHYFNLFLSPDDVLLSVLKVLIFSVLVILAHCYYGFHATGGPAGVGVAVGRSVRNAIVLISVTDFFLSLAIWGATTTVKVAG; this is translated from the coding sequence ATGTCGGTGCTCGGCTGGCTGGACCGCTCGGGTGACCAGCTCACCTTCTACGTCAAGGCGCTCCTGTGGATCCCCCGGACCCTGCGCCGCTACCTCAAGGAGGTGCAACGGCTCCTCGCCGAGGTCGCCTTCGGCAGCGGCGGGCTCGGTGTCATCGGCGGAACCATCGGCGTGATGATCGCGATGACCCTCGCGACCGGCTCGGTCGTCGGACTCCAGGGATACGCCGCCCTCGACCAGATCGGCACGTCCGCCTTCACCGGGTTCATCTCCGCCTACTTCAACACCCGCGAGATCGCCCCGCTGGTGGCGGGCCTCGCCCTCTCCGCCACCGTCGGCGCGGGTTTCACCGCGCAGCTCGGCGCGATGCGGATCAACGAGGAGGTCGACGCCCTCGAAGCGATGGGCGTGCGCTCCATGCCCTACCTCGTCACCACGCGGATCATCGCGGGAGTCGTCGCGATCATCCCGCTGTACGCGATCGGCCTGCTCTCCTCCTACCTGGCCTCCCGCTCCATCACGGTCCTGTTCAACGGACAGTCCGCGGGCACCTACGACCACTACTTCAACCTGTTCCTCTCCCCGGACGACGTCCTGCTGTCGGTCCTCAAGGTGCTGATCTTCAGCGTGCTGGTGATCCTCGCCCACTGCTACTACGGCTTCCACGCCACCGGCGGACCGGCCGGCGTGGGTGTCGCGGTGGGCAGGTCGGTGCGCAACGCCATCGTGCTCATCAGCGTCACCGACTTCTTCCTCTCGCTCGCCATCTGGGGTGCGACGACAACGGTGAAGGTGGCCGGCTGA
- a CDS encoding MCE family protein, whose translation MSRAPRRPGNRALAGLAALVAAGAGLTLVVTSVSLPSLTGIDQVPLPGGADLGDHPYEITAEFGDVLSLAPQSSVKVNDVAVGRVTRIALTPGGWTAKVTMRVNGSIDLPANAYAHLEQSSLLGEKFVQLSPPSTGAARGALADGDRIPLSRTNRNPEVEEVFGALSMLLNGGGVSQLKTITTELNKALAGREPQIRSMLKRVDTLVTNLDDHKADITQALDGVNRLSATLATRKQDVGTVLTGLTPGMKVLEKQRGSLLTMLRSLDSLSTVAVDTINKSKADMIADLKAIAPTLTALADSGDDLPDSLQVLLTYPFTDEVLRGVKGDYLNVYLDVTAVPGTQVIPALTPATTPPAASGTRKGAALPLPLPSVTAPGTEGTR comes from the coding sequence ATGAGCCGCGCCCCGCGCAGACCCGGCAACCGCGCGCTCGCCGGTCTGGCAGCCCTGGTCGCCGCCGGAGCCGGCCTCACCCTCGTGGTGACGAGCGTGAGCCTGCCGTCCCTCACGGGCATCGACCAGGTGCCCCTGCCGGGCGGCGCCGACCTGGGCGACCACCCGTACGAGATCACCGCCGAGTTCGGCGACGTACTCAGCCTCGCCCCGCAGTCGTCCGTGAAGGTCAACGACGTCGCGGTCGGACGGGTCACCAGGATCGCCCTGACGCCCGGGGGGTGGACCGCGAAGGTCACCATGCGCGTCAACGGCTCGATCGACCTGCCCGCCAACGCCTACGCCCACCTCGAACAGTCCAGCCTCCTCGGCGAGAAGTTCGTCCAGCTCTCACCCCCGAGCACCGGCGCCGCGCGCGGCGCCCTCGCGGACGGCGACCGGATCCCGCTCTCCCGGACGAACCGCAACCCCGAGGTCGAAGAGGTCTTCGGGGCCCTCTCGATGCTCCTCAACGGCGGCGGGGTCAGCCAGCTCAAGACCATCACCACCGAGCTGAACAAGGCGCTCGCGGGCCGGGAACCACAGATCCGCTCCATGCTGAAGCGCGTCGACACGCTCGTCACGAACCTGGACGACCACAAGGCCGACATCACCCAGGCCCTCGACGGGGTGAACCGGCTCTCCGCCACGCTCGCCACCCGCAAGCAGGACGTCGGCACGGTCCTCACGGGGCTCACCCCCGGCATGAAGGTCCTGGAGAAGCAGCGCGGCTCCCTGCTCACCATGCTGCGCTCGCTCGACTCCCTGTCCACCGTCGCCGTCGACACGATCAACAAGAGCAAGGCGGACATGATCGCCGACCTCAAGGCCATCGCACCCACCCTCACCGCACTCGCCGACTCGGGCGACGACCTGCCGGACTCCCTCCAGGTGCTGCTCACCTACCCGTTCACCGACGAGGTGCTGCGCGGGGTGAAGGGCGACTACCTCAACGTCTACCTCGACGTGACGGCCGTGCCCGGCACCCAGGTCATACCGGCGCTCACCCCGGCCACCACACCGCCGGCGGCGTCCGGTACGCGCAAGGGAGCGGCGCTGCCCCTGCCACTGCCCTCGGTCACGGCACCGGGAACGGAGGGCACCCGCTGA
- a CDS encoding MCE family protein, translating into MRRTRVIGIAAGLAVVAVAATSGVMAMDDRGKTTITAYFDQATGVYAGSDLRILGVKVGTVESVEPHGREVRVVLRLDEGVDVPEEAHAVVVAPSLVADRYVQLAPAYTGGARLKDDAVLPAADNATPIEVDQLYASITELSTALGPDGANTDGALAELLDTGAKNLDGNGKAIGDSVEQFGKATKTLDRSSGNLFDTLSYLQTFTTMLKDKDGDVRAAEQQLNSVTGFLADDRKNLGAALEELGKALGQVKGFIQRNHGALKENVDLLVPLTQTLVDQRASLAESLDTLPLAAGNVLNAYDPANRTLNGRTNLNELSMGGPLTEPGAGLTGLAPVDAARRQSLPALPLPAVGTVYGTPDRTGPQEKKETPR; encoded by the coding sequence ATGAGGCGCACACGCGTCATCGGCATCGCCGCCGGACTCGCCGTCGTCGCCGTGGCCGCCACCTCCGGGGTGATGGCGATGGACGACCGGGGGAAGACGACGATCACCGCCTACTTCGACCAGGCCACGGGCGTGTACGCCGGATCGGACCTGCGGATCCTCGGCGTCAAGGTCGGCACCGTCGAGTCCGTGGAGCCGCACGGCCGGGAGGTCCGGGTCGTCCTGCGGCTCGACGAGGGCGTCGACGTGCCCGAGGAGGCACACGCGGTGGTCGTCGCCCCGAGCCTGGTCGCCGACCGGTACGTCCAGCTCGCCCCGGCCTACACCGGAGGAGCCCGGCTGAAGGACGACGCCGTACTGCCGGCGGCGGACAACGCCACGCCCATCGAGGTCGACCAGCTCTACGCGTCGATCACCGAACTCTCCACCGCGCTCGGCCCCGACGGGGCGAACACCGACGGTGCGCTCGCCGAACTCCTCGACACCGGCGCGAAGAACCTGGACGGCAACGGGAAGGCCATCGGCGACTCCGTGGAACAGTTCGGCAAGGCCACCAAGACCCTCGACAGGAGCAGCGGCAACCTCTTCGACACGCTGTCCTACCTGCAGACGTTCACCACGATGCTGAAGGACAAGGACGGCGACGTACGGGCCGCCGAGCAGCAGCTGAACTCCGTCACCGGCTTCCTCGCCGACGACCGGAAGAACCTCGGCGCGGCGCTCGAGGAACTGGGCAAGGCACTCGGCCAGGTCAAGGGCTTCATCCAGCGGAACCACGGAGCCCTGAAGGAGAACGTGGACCTCCTCGTGCCCCTCACCCAGACCCTGGTCGACCAGCGCGCCTCGCTCGCCGAGTCCCTGGACACGCTGCCGCTCGCCGCGGGCAACGTGCTCAACGCCTACGACCCGGCGAACCGCACCCTCAACGGCCGCACCAACCTCAACGAGCTGTCCATGGGAGGACCGCTCACCGAGCCGGGGGCCGGCCTGACGGGACTCGCGCCGGTGGACGCCGCCCGCCGGCAGAGTCTGCCCGCCCTGCCGCTGCCCGCCGTCGGGACCGTCTACGGCACCCCGGACCGGACCGGGCCGCAGGAGAAGAAGGAGACGCCCCGATGA
- a CDS encoding ABC transporter ATP-binding protein yields MGIEVVVEGLTKSFGKQNIWQDVSLTLPAGEVSVMLGPSGTGKTVFLKSIIGLLKPEKGRVLINGVDMVNSPEREIMETRKLFGLMFQDGALFGSMSLFDNIAFPLREHTRKKESEIRRIVMERIDVVGLLGAEGKLPGEISGGMRKRAGLARALVLDPQIILCDEPDSGLDPVRTAYLSQLLIDLNAQIDATMLIVTHNLDIAATVPDNMGMLFCRNLVTFGPREVLLTSDTPVVSQFLSGRREGPIGMSEEKDAATLAAERTDGHAHPAPRTVVPQLEPSPGMPVRQGALRRRERVHSMLGTLPEAARTAILNSYSPALDGGRR; encoded by the coding sequence ATGGGAATCGAAGTAGTCGTCGAAGGCCTGACGAAGTCCTTCGGCAAGCAGAACATCTGGCAGGACGTCAGCCTCACGCTGCCGGCCGGTGAGGTGAGCGTCATGCTCGGTCCCTCCGGTACCGGGAAGACCGTGTTCCTGAAATCCATCATCGGACTGCTGAAGCCGGAAAAGGGCCGCGTCCTCATCAACGGCGTCGACATGGTCAACAGTCCCGAGCGGGAGATCATGGAGACCCGCAAGCTCTTCGGCCTGATGTTCCAGGACGGTGCCCTCTTCGGCTCGATGTCGCTCTTCGACAACATCGCCTTCCCCTTGCGTGAACACACCCGCAAGAAGGAGTCCGAGATCCGGCGCATCGTCATGGAACGGATCGACGTCGTCGGCCTGCTCGGCGCCGAGGGAAAACTGCCCGGCGAGATATCCGGCGGGATGCGCAAGCGGGCCGGCCTGGCCCGCGCACTCGTCCTCGACCCGCAGATCATCCTCTGCGACGAACCGGACTCGGGGCTCGACCCGGTGCGCACCGCCTACCTCTCGCAGCTGCTCATCGACCTCAACGCCCAGATCGACGCGACGATGCTCATCGTCACCCACAACCTCGACATCGCGGCCACCGTCCCGGACAACATGGGCATGCTCTTCTGCCGCAACCTCGTCACCTTCGGGCCGCGCGAGGTCCTGCTCACCAGTGACACGCCCGTGGTCTCCCAGTTCCTCTCCGGGCGACGGGAGGGGCCCATCGGGATGTCCGAGGAGAAGGACGCGGCCACCCTCGCGGCGGAACGGACCGACGGCCACGCCCACCCGGCGCCGCGCACCGTCGTCCCGCAGCTGGAACCCTCGCCGGGCATGCCCGTGCGGCAGGGGGCGCTGCGCCGCCGGGAGCGGGTGCACTCCATGCTGGGCACGCTGCCCGAGGCCGCCCGTACGGCGATCCTCAACAGCTACTCACCGGCCTTGGACGGTGGGCGCCGATGA
- a CDS encoding MCE family protein, whose translation MKRRSLAGPLVKSLVFVVVTVLATTVLGLSIANTGVGDTTSYKARFTDATGLVVGDSVRIAGVKVGQVESIRVADKRLAEVGFAVRRGRHLPASVTASIKYLNMVGQRYIDLDQGAGPVGESFGAGATIPLSRTTPALDLTQLFNGFQPLFEGLSPPDVNQLAGSIVQVLQGEGGTVDSILSHVGSLTGTVAAKDKVIGEVIENLNTVLKTVNDREAGFNDLVVTLQKLVTGFSGDRKPLGEAVTAMGALTTVTAGLLQDGRGPLKRDIAQLGRLSGQLDRNAPQIENFLRKTPAKMEAITRLTSYGSWLNLYLCEARVSGVTTEDGSAPPTGITIRQPRCQA comes from the coding sequence GTGAAGCGCCGCTCCCTCGCGGGCCCCCTCGTGAAGTCCCTCGTCTTCGTCGTGGTGACCGTCCTGGCCACCACCGTCCTCGGGCTGTCCATCGCCAACACGGGCGTCGGCGACACCACCTCGTACAAGGCGAGGTTCACCGACGCCACCGGACTCGTCGTCGGCGACAGCGTCCGGATCGCCGGCGTCAAGGTCGGGCAGGTCGAGTCCATCAGGGTCGCCGACAAGCGGCTGGCCGAGGTCGGATTCGCCGTACGCAGGGGGCGCCACCTGCCCGCCTCGGTCACGGCGTCGATCAAGTACCTCAACATGGTCGGCCAGCGCTACATCGACCTCGACCAGGGCGCCGGGCCCGTCGGCGAGAGCTTCGGAGCGGGCGCGACCATCCCGCTCTCCCGCACCACGCCCGCGCTCGACCTCACCCAGCTGTTCAACGGCTTCCAGCCGCTCTTCGAGGGCCTGTCGCCACCGGACGTCAACCAGCTCGCCGGATCGATCGTGCAGGTCCTCCAGGGCGAGGGCGGCACCGTCGACAGCATCCTCTCCCACGTCGGATCGCTGACCGGCACCGTCGCGGCCAAGGACAAGGTGATCGGCGAGGTGATCGAGAACCTCAACACGGTCCTGAAGACCGTCAACGACCGGGAGGCCGGCTTCAACGACCTCGTGGTCACCCTGCAGAAGCTCGTCACGGGCTTCTCCGGCGACCGCAAGCCGCTGGGAGAGGCGGTCACCGCGATGGGGGCGCTGACCACCGTCACCGCCGGCCTCCTCCAGGACGGCCGGGGTCCCCTCAAGCGCGACATCGCCCAGCTCGGACGCCTCAGCGGCCAACTGGACCGGAACGCACCCCAGATCGAGAACTTCCTCCGGAAGACCCCGGCCAAGATGGAGGCGATCACCCGCCTCACCTCGTACGGGTCATGGCTCAACCTCTACCTCTGCGAAGCGAGGGTCAGCGGGGTCACGACCGAGGACGGCAGCGCCCCGCCCACCGGCATCACGATCCGTCAGCCGAGGTGCCAGGCATGA
- a CDS encoding MlaD family protein, protein MITTAVRLKNVAFLLIAVLVLGYLGARYADLGHYVGLRGYYTVTVQLPQTGGLYTHSDVSYRGVSVGRVGPIELTDDGVEAELRIENDAPPIPDSLHAVVANLSAVGEQYIDLRPTRADGPFLGNGSVIDQADTTIPAPVTDVLTSVDDLTASVDTEALRTVVEEFGAAFEGRGDDLQVLLDTSGEFVEAADEALPTTTKLMADGETVLRTQSEQGEALKGFASGAKELADELKDSDTDLRRLIAAAPGATEQISGLLRDLDPEFGVVVANLLTTSEVAVTRQRGLEELLVKVPAVAAAGSSAIDADGARFGMSVTFFEPLPCTSGYGGTTYRVGTDLSPAPAANTKARCASAPGSGINVRGSANAPKGGPVPEPAEPGASLPGALGAPAGTPRAADGMAGLLGLGGGA, encoded by the coding sequence ATGATCACCACAGCCGTCCGCCTCAAGAACGTGGCCTTCCTCCTCATCGCCGTACTCGTCCTCGGCTACCTCGGTGCGCGGTACGCCGACCTCGGCCACTACGTCGGACTGCGCGGCTACTACACCGTGACGGTCCAGCTCCCGCAGACCGGCGGCCTGTACACCCACTCCGACGTGAGCTACCGGGGCGTGTCGGTCGGCAGGGTCGGTCCCATCGAACTCACCGACGACGGGGTCGAGGCGGAACTGCGCATCGAGAACGACGCGCCCCCCATCCCCGACAGCCTCCACGCCGTCGTCGCCAATCTCTCCGCGGTCGGCGAGCAGTACATCGACCTGCGGCCCACCCGCGCCGACGGCCCCTTCCTGGGGAACGGCTCGGTCATCGACCAGGCCGACACGACCATTCCCGCGCCCGTCACCGACGTCCTCACCAGCGTCGACGACCTGACGGCCTCCGTCGACACGGAGGCCCTGCGCACGGTCGTGGAGGAGTTCGGCGCCGCCTTCGAGGGGCGGGGCGACGACCTCCAGGTCCTCCTCGACACCAGCGGCGAGTTCGTCGAGGCCGCCGACGAGGCCCTGCCCACCACCACGAAGCTGATGGCCGACGGCGAGACCGTCCTGCGCACCCAGTCCGAACAGGGCGAGGCGCTGAAGGGGTTCGCTTCCGGGGCCAAGGAACTGGCCGACGAACTCAAGGACTCCGACACCGATCTGCGCCGGCTCATCGCCGCCGCACCCGGCGCCACCGAGCAGATCAGCGGGCTGCTCCGGGACCTCGACCCCGAGTTCGGGGTGGTCGTCGCGAACCTGCTCACCACGTCCGAGGTCGCCGTGACCCGCCAGCGTGGACTGGAGGAACTCCTGGTGAAGGTGCCCGCGGTCGCGGCCGCCGGTTCCAGCGCCATCGACGCCGACGGCGCCAGGTTCGGGATGTCCGTCACCTTCTTCGAACCGCTGCCCTGCACCTCCGGCTACGGCGGTACGACCTACCGGGTGGGCACCGACCTCTCGCCCGCGCCCGCCGCCAACACCAAGGCCCGGTGCGCGTCGGCGCCCGGCAGCGGGATCAACGTCCGAGGCAGCGCCAACGCCCCGAAGGGCGGACCCGTCCCCGAACCGGCCGAGCCCGGCGCGTCCCTCCCCGGAGCCCTCGGCGCCCCCGCCGGCACCCCGCGCGCGGCCGACGGCATGGCCGGCCTGCTCGGCCTCGGAGGCGGCGCATGA
- a CDS encoding MlaE family ABC transporter permease encodes MTAPLPLRPPDPGTGKAGAAPARREPSRLLAPLRQTGGLFALALAVARAVFRRPFQVREFIEQFWFVASVTILPAALVSIPFGAVIALQVGSLTEQLGAQSFTGGASVLAVIQQASPLIVALLIAGAAGSAICADLGSRKIREELDAMEVMGVSPVQRLVVPRVLATMLVAVLLNGLVSVVGTLGGYFFNVIMQDGTPGAYLASFSALAQLPDLYVGEIKALIFGFIAGIVAAYRGLNPRGGPKGVGDAVNQSVVITFMLLFLVNMILTAVYLQIVPPKGG; translated from the coding sequence ATGACGGCACCGCTGCCCCTGCGGCCGCCGGACCCCGGCACCGGGAAGGCCGGGGCGGCCCCCGCGCGGCGGGAGCCCTCGCGGCTCCTCGCCCCGCTGCGCCAGACCGGCGGGCTCTTCGCCCTCGCCCTCGCGGTCGCCCGCGCGGTCTTCCGCCGGCCCTTCCAGGTGCGGGAGTTCATCGAGCAGTTCTGGTTCGTCGCCAGCGTCACCATCCTCCCGGCGGCCCTCGTCTCCATCCCGTTCGGCGCGGTGATCGCCCTCCAGGTCGGCTCGCTCACCGAGCAGCTCGGGGCCCAGTCCTTCACCGGGGGAGCCAGCGTCCTCGCGGTGATCCAGCAGGCCAGCCCGCTGATCGTGGCGCTCCTCATCGCCGGGGCCGCCGGCTCCGCGATCTGCGCCGACCTCGGCTCCCGCAAGATCCGGGAGGAGCTCGACGCGATGGAGGTCATGGGCGTCTCGCCCGTCCAGCGCCTCGTCGTCCCCCGCGTCCTGGCCACCATGCTGGTCGCTGTCCTGCTCAACGGCCTGGTGTCCGTGGTCGGGACACTCGGGGGCTACTTCTTCAACGTGATCATGCAGGACGGGACCCCCGGCGCGTACCTCGCCAGCTTCTCCGCCCTGGCCCAGCTCCCCGACCTCTACGTCGGCGAGATCAAGGCCCTGATCTTCGGCTTCATTGCGGGCATCGTGGCCGCCTACCGGGGACTGAACCCGCGCGGCGGACCCAAGGGCGTCGGCGACGCGGTCAACCAGTCCGTCGTCATCACCTTCATGCTCCTGTTCCTCGTGAACATGATCCTCACGGCGGTCTACCTCCAGATCGTCCCCCCGAAGGGAGGCTGA